A region of Nakaseomyces glabratus chromosome E, complete sequence DNA encodes the following proteins:
- the TAF10 gene encoding Taf10p (CAGL0E00935g~Ortholog(s) have chromatin binding, protein complex scaffold activity and role in RNA polymerase II transcriptional preinitiation complex assembly, histone acetylation) — MDVDKDVDMKEDEVLDEFDDNEDEMPVDNAALFGRAEAAAGTGGDAGAGAGADAEPSEGNAGNAEEKAYIDDGTGKLFQLPEFTRKDKTLGEVLDMMKENPPIIPDAVIDYYLTKNGFECADIRVKRLLALATQKFVSDIASDAYEYSRIRSNVAVQNANNGQTKARQLMNGQQSQLTQQQQQQMEKNSASKVVLTVNDLSSAVAEYGLNIGRPDFYR, encoded by the coding sequence ATGGATGTGGACAAGGATGTGGACATGAAGGAGGACGAAGTGCTGGACGAGTTCGACGACAACGAGGACGAGATGCCGGTGGACAACGCTGCGCTGTTTGGGCGGGCAGAGGCTGCGGCAGGTACAGGTGGAGatgctggtgctggtgctggtgcaGATGCAGAGCCCAGCGAGGGCAACGCGGGCAACGCGGAGGAGAAGGCGTATATAGACGATGGCACTGGCAAGCTGTTCCAGCTGCCGGAGTTCACGAGGAAAGACAAGACTCTCGGGGAAGTGCTGGACATGATGAAGGAGAACCCGCCGATCATACCTGATGCGGTGATAGACTACTACCTGACGAAGAACGGGTTCGAGTGCGCAGACATCAGGGTGAAGCGCCTGCTCGCGCTGGCGACGCAGAAGTTCGTCAGCGACATAGCCAGCGACGCATACGAGTACTCGCGGATACGGTCGAACGTCGCGGTGCAGAACGCCAACAACGGGCAAACCAAGGCCAGACAGCTGATGAACGGCCAGCAGAGCCAGCTCAcgcagcagcagcagcagcagatGGAGAAGAACAGCGCCTCCAAAGTGGTGCTCACGGTGAATGACCTCAGCAGCGCAGTGGCAGAGTACGGCCTCAACATCGGACGGCCCGACTTCTACAGGTAG